A single Cucumis melo cultivar AY chromosome 4, USDA_Cmelo_AY_1.0, whole genome shotgun sequence DNA region contains:
- the LOC103486641 gene encoding uncharacterized protein LOC103486641, whose amino-acid sequence MKAKIVFRKIYDYVRYDLKEIAFPSSLPDPPHVKKRPKLTWHDRFLVLKEASRLYAASWVRDIGPELRPHEYKVEESENKTNSPKSAPKEKEPSTLEDLAVAARGGMETLKPALQRVYMTRAAAYRDALKNFIDGYQEGIQQVMEKKDASDSQKGSDKI is encoded by the exons ATGAAGGCGAAGATTGTTTTCAGGAAGATTTATGACTACGTTCGGTATGATTTGAAGGAAATTGCATTTCCCTCGTCTTTACCGGATCCTCCACATGTAAAGAAGCGCCCAAAGCTTACATGGCATGATCGATTCCTG GTGTTGAAGGAGGCTTCCAGGTTATACGCTGCAAGCTGGGTGCGGGACATTGGTCCTGAACTGCGACCACATGAGTATAAGGTGGAAGAAAgcgaaaacaaaacaaattcaCCAAAAAGTGCGCCTAAAGAGAAAGAACCTTCAACACTTGAAGACCTAG CTGTGGCTGCAAGAGGAGGAATGGAGACATTAAAACCAGCTTTGCAGCGGGTGTATATGACTAGAGCTGCTGCATATAGAGACGCTCTAAAAAATTTTATAGATGGGTATCAAGAAGGTATTCAGCAAGTCATGGAGAAAAAGGACGCTTCTGATTCCCAAAAGGGAAGTGATAAAATCTAA
- the LOC103486639 gene encoding probable F-box protein At2g36090, translating into MPTYTVGISSAPMPNHTFSPSAVVDGASTSISDIHPDILRTHILSRLDGPDLAAAACTSSELHRLTAEPKLWAAICHSTWPSTTTPRLDALISEFPDGPRSFFYDSFPRGSNHSETSTSSPSPATYCRRRHLPMELISAVDIYYRGEMIFSRVVETETVSGWFRCSPFRIDMLDPKDVVPTTIRFPIGDGNTCRELAEDLTLSWIVIDGAGRRAVNLSSYRAVKVERHWLSGEVHVEFGTVLGGERGTAAEWVKCGIAVTCGGWEGGNLQVREVNLQVEDMDGTFLDGKESLVILERAMEGRKGRKRLDEFMEKKKERKEMKVRREGTLDMMCLAFGFFGFATLCLCFLFR; encoded by the coding sequence ATGCCAACTTATACCGTTGGGATTTCAAGTGCTCCGATGCCCAATCACACCTTTTCCCCTTCCGCCGTTGTCGACGGCGCTTCCACCTCTATTTCAGACATCCATCCCGATATTCTCCGAACTCACATCTTGTCTCGTCTCGACGGCCCGGACCTCGCCGCCGCCGCTTGCACTTCGTCGGAACTCCATCGCCTCACTGCCGAGCCAAAACTCTGGGCGGCTATCTGTCACTCCACGTGGCCGTCGACGACCACGCCACGCCTTGACGCTCTGATTTCGGAATTTCCCGACGGTCCTCGGTCCTTCTTCTACGATTCCTTCCCTCGCGGCTCTAATCATTCCGAAACTTCCACATCTTCTCCATCGCCGGCGACATACTGCCGCCGACGCCACCTTCCGATGGAACTAATCTCCGCCGTCGACATCTACTACCGCGGAGAGATGATTTTCAGCAGAGTCGTGGAAACAGAGACCGTTTCCGGATGGTTCCGTTGTTCTCCGTTTCGAATCGATATGCTCGATCCAAAGGATGTAGTTCCGACAACGATTAGATTTCCGATCGGCGATGGAAATACTTGCCGGGAGCTAGCGGAGGATTTGACCTTAAGCTGGATCGTGATCGACGGTGCGGGACGGAGAGCGGTGAATCTGTCGAGTTACAGGGCAGTGAAGGTGGAGCGGCACTGGCTGAGCGGGGAGGTGCACGTGGAATTCGGGACGGTGTTGGGTGGGGAGAGGGGAACGGCGGCGGAATGGGTGAAGTGTGGGATTGCGGTGACGTGTGGAGGATGGGAGGGAGGGAATTTGCAAGTGAGGGAAGTGAATTTGCAGGTGGAGGACATGGATGGAACCTTTCTAGACGGGAAGGAAAGTTTGGTAATTTTGGAGAGAGCAATGGAGGGtagaaagggaagaaaaaggCTGGATGAATTTatggagaaaaaaaaggaaaggaaagaaatGAAGGTTAGAAGAGAAGGGACTTTAGATATGATGTGTTTGGCTTTTGGGTTTTTTGGGTTTGCTACTTTGTgtctttgttttttgtttagatga
- the LOC103486638 gene encoding small RNA-binding protein 11, chloroplastic isoform X1, translating to MEAIRKAIAISSNRRVLPSLFPPPSRLVSFRGIATKLFVGGLSYYTTDKGLSEAFSQYGQVIEATVVMDRVSDKSKGFGFVTFASIDEAHTALSEMNGKPLNGRVIFVNYAKPTTSTRGSIPIARGPPEEKTDK from the exons ATGGAGGCGATCAGAAAAGCGATAGCAATATCCTCCAACCGTCGTGTTCTTCCCTCTCTATTTCCTCCCCCGTCTCGGCTCGTCTCTTTTAGAGGCATAGCTACGAAGCTTTTTGTTGGtg GACTCTCATATTACACTACGGACAAAGGACTGTCAGAAGCCTTTTCCCAATACGGTCAGGTTATTGAAG CTACAGTTGTGATGGACAGAGTCTCTGATAAGTCAAAGGGATTCGGATTTGTCACCTTTGCATCCATAGACGAAGCGCACACGGCACTATCAGAGATGAACGGAAAG CCTTTGAACGGAAGGGTTATTTTTGTGAACTATGCAAAGCCAACAACCTCTACTCGTGGTTCAATTCCTATAGCGAGAGGACCTCCCGAGGAGAAAACTGATAAATGA
- the LOC103486638 gene encoding small RNA-binding protein 11, chloroplastic isoform X2, with protein MEAIRKAIAISSNRRVLPSLFPPPSRLVSFRGIATKLFVGGLSYYTTDKGLSEAFSQYGQVIEVVMDRVSDKSKGFGFVTFASIDEAHTALSEMNGKPLNGRVIFVNYAKPTTSTRGSIPIARGPPEEKTDK; from the exons ATGGAGGCGATCAGAAAAGCGATAGCAATATCCTCCAACCGTCGTGTTCTTCCCTCTCTATTTCCTCCCCCGTCTCGGCTCGTCTCTTTTAGAGGCATAGCTACGAAGCTTTTTGTTGGtg GACTCTCATATTACACTACGGACAAAGGACTGTCAGAAGCCTTTTCCCAATACGGTCAGGTTATTGAAG TTGTGATGGACAGAGTCTCTGATAAGTCAAAGGGATTCGGATTTGTCACCTTTGCATCCATAGACGAAGCGCACACGGCACTATCAGAGATGAACGGAAAG CCTTTGAACGGAAGGGTTATTTTTGTGAACTATGCAAAGCCAACAACCTCTACTCGTGGTTCAATTCCTATAGCGAGAGGACCTCCCGAGGAGAAAACTGATAAATGA
- the LOC103486637 gene encoding casparian strip membrane protein 2, which translates to MKNSGDSTVIDVPPTAGSSSKKKAVVSTAAPQQASGGVKRGLSIFDFVIRLGALGAALGAAAAMGTSDETLPFFTQFFQFEASYDDLPTFQFFLIAMGIVAGYLALSLPFSIVCIVRPGAVGLRLLLLILDTVVLTLATSAAAAAAAIVYLAHDGNSSTNWLAICDQFEDFCQNISGAVIGAFIAALLMMFLILLSAFAIRNTH; encoded by the exons ATGAAGAACTCCGGCGATTCCACTGTCATCGACGTGCCCCCAACTGCTGGCAGCAGCAGCAAAAAGAAAGCGGTTGTTTCCACAGCTGCTCCCCAGCAAGCCAGTGGAGGGGTGAAGCGGGGGCTCTCCATATTCGACTTCGTCATCAGGCTTGGCGCTTTGGGCGCCGCCTTGGGAGCCGCCGCGGCCATGGGAACAAGTGATGAAACTCTCCCTTTCTTCACTCAGTTCTTCCAGTTTGAAGCTAGCTATGATGATCTCCCTACTTTTCA ATTCTTCCTCATAGCAATGGGAATTGTAGCAGGCTACCTGGCTCTCTCGTTACCTTTCTCGATCGTTTGCATTGTCCGCCCCGGTGCAGTCGGACTCCGATTGCTTCTTCTCATCCTCGACACC GTGGTTCTCACATTGGCGACGTCAGCAGCCGCCGCCGCAGCCGCCATAGTGTACCTGGCCCACGACGGCAACTCCAGCACCAACTGGCTGGCGATCTGCGACCAGTTCGAAGATTTTTGCCAGAATATTAGCGGTGCGGTGATCGGCGCTTTCATTGCTGCCCTTCTGATGATGTTCCTCATCTTGTTATCTGCTTTTGCCATCAGAAACACTCACTAA